The Cardiocondyla obscurior isolate alpha-2009 linkage group LG05, Cobs3.1, whole genome shotgun sequence genomic sequence CAGAACTTATAAAAGCAATGACAATTAATTCGAACTGTATCTTCGTGTATCCTCAGAGAAAAACTATTTGGGGATATAGTGGGATAATGTATATTGATAATCAGGACGTCAGCCGCTACTTAAAAGAAGTAGGCGTTGTCAACTATTATCATCCGtgagtatacatataaaaagacTTGTTACTTGAAATGTAATATACGATTTTTTATGGATATTATTTTGTCTATTTTTCAATgtagtaaatttaaaaatcggtctaacaagaaattattaaaacctGTTTATTCATCGCTGGACAAATCCGTTGAAACTGTCAATGATTTTACCATTTTGTTGGACAATACGCTAACAgagaataataaatcaaaagaCGAGACATCTAAAGATTCATTCAAAGTAGAAGTATGTATTCAGCGGGTGACTACGCCGGACTGCATTTTCGTTGCACAGACAGAATGTGCAACATCTATTACAAATTTGTTGGATTCGATGCAAAAGttctacaataattatatctcCGAAAAGCGCGATAAATGGAATGAAGGCACACTGTGCACTGCATATTCTGCAAAAGATAAGTCCTACTTtcgagcaaaaatattgaagataAAATCTCCGATACAAGTGGACGTCTATTTTTATGATGTGGGTATCGAGGAAACTGTGACGTTGAATGATATACAAGCTCTCCATCCAAACTTTTCCAAGGAAAAAACGTATTGTTTCAAAGTAAAATTGGCCGGAATTTTACCGTGCGGTGGATCATCTATATGGCCATCATTATCCTGTTCAACGCTGTCTGAGATTATACGAAACAATACAGgttgtaaattttacattactaAACCGgtaagaaactttttttcttttctttttaacgataatCTATGAATTTTATTGTAACTAAAACATAAAgctgtaaatttaaaaatataatttactttatatttagGTTAAAGAAGAATTTTGCGATGACGCAGTACCTGTTGAACTTTGGGtaagacaattaaaaatacctgGACCATTAGCACCAGCTAAAGTGGAAATAAATTCTATCAATCGAATGTTGGTGGAAGCTGGTGTGGCCTTACCTATTAAgaagtaagaaaaaagaagtttcaccaattttgtatttaatttatatgtaacaaGGCATACTTAATTTATATGCGATATTTCAATAAtgtatctttaatttaattcaatagcTACTTTGTGGAAGCAGATTCGACTCTCGCTGCAGAGTTTAAACAACAATTGGAGAATAATTGTTCATTTATGCCGTTCGAAGAAGACGTAAAGTGGAATCCCAAAGTGATGAACGAGAATGATACTGTGAACGAAATGGATAATCCActgttgtttaaaaataatacgttttGCAATACAAATAATGACATGACTACTTTAAATCATCACGAATGCACAAAATTGTCGGAGTGGTTACAGCCAATTGAAATAACGGAAGAAGTATTTTACGCTATACCAACATACGTGGATAATCAATGCGTCGTACACTTACATTCTAAAAACCACAGTACGccgcttattaattatttatataaactttcTTCTTAATGGAATCTTGCACAGATTTTCATTGATTTATCTTTATCTATGTCTATAtgatttatattgtaatagaatagtttatttattgaaaaactGTACTTATATTaccattatatttttagatgcCATTATACTACAATATATAGAGAGCAAATTACAAacttattctaaaaaaattaaaataaataaagagaagCAATGGAAAGAAGGAGAGTTATGTATCGCTAAATATCATTACAATCAAAAGTGGTATAGAGGTAAAGTTGTTAAAGTTTCAGAACATACAGTGCAGGTAAGAATTAGTAATGTCGGTAGTagtttttaagtattatttttactttaatgttTTCTTGATCATGTTCTCTGTATCAAGGTAAAATTCGTTGATTATGGCAATGTGGAAGAATGCGAGATGGATTGTCTCACGGATGAAATTATATTGACAGGTATTCCTATCCAGTGCACAAAGTGTGTAATTAGTGGAATAAAAccggtaattttattttatttttcaatattaaattattgtatgaTTATATTTGTGTGtacgtatttttaaacatCTCGTATAACTTGTATAACAGGAGAAAAGTGTATGGCAAATTCACGATTTAGACCGCTTCCACGCACTTCTCGTCgaaaaagaatgtaaaataacCGTTTTACAACGAGAAGATACACATTTGCTTGTAAGTTACATCTATGTTAGTAATAGTTTAGCAAACAAATCCTTAATTTGAAACTCCtaattcgataattaatattttattttaatttattataataatgttgTGCATATTATCTTACAGATAGCGATAACATTATTACAACCGTGGAAGTGCGATTTTCTGGTATATGTAGCAAATCACGTAAAGGATACGAATGTTATAATTGACCGTAAGGAATGGAATGATTCGATTAATTCcgagaataaaatatcacTATCTTGGGAAACTACTAAAGATGTTGTTGTTGAAGAAACCTTAAGCGAGTATGACAATTCAAATGTAGCAGATACTtctaataaatctttattagaCACATGCAAGTCGAATGTTACACTGAACGAGAACATGATCAGTGGCAATATGATATCTTTAAAGACTGACAAATCACTTGAGGATAAGCAGACATCTGATATCGAAAGTATATCTTCAATAGATACAATTAATTTGCCCAAAAAGCTAATCTGTTCAACACCGCAATTAGAATCAGAAGAAGAGGATTGTCTTTTTTCGTATAAACAATTGATAATTCCccagaaaacaaaatatatagaaCTAATATTATGTTGTAATAGAGATCCCATCACTTCATACGCACAATTGGCAGAAAATAAGGacgatatattttctaatGTAGGTATACGCGAGTtcagtatattaaatttattataacataaaaaacgTTAATTTGTACCTATCTTTTAGGAATTACACAATTATTATCTACAGTACACAGATATTATGGCAGAGATACAAACCGATACTTGTCGTCAAccattaattcaaaattttgaaaagagTAAGTAATGCCTaagcataattattaaaataaattatataattcaattGATTACACGAcacgatattttattactaatatttaatttatttttttttttatagatactCCATGTATTGCCAAATTTACCGATGATTCGTGGTATAGATGCATCATTACGAATATTGAAGAAACTTCAAATCCTCAGTATGACAAGATTTCACTATATTACGTCGATTTCGGCAATCACGAAGAAATAATGCTCGACATATTCTCAAagtaagatattaatattatcgattttttaaattatttatttaaattttctgtgCTATTTGTGTAATGCAAAAATACAATATGTAGTACATGAAACTAAAATATTCTagtaattacaatttacaCGTGCCGAAAGAAGAATGGTTAAAATTGCCGGCCATGGCTATTAAATGCACATTTTGGGGACTGAATTTTGCTTccgatgatatttttttattagcgtcaagattaaatgaaatatacaaTCAAGTGGTTGTAGCTCGGATTAAAGTAagtctattaaaaatttactttatttttaagagTATCCTTATTTAAAAAGGATATGTAGAGATTTTATTGTtacccgaaaaaaaaaaaacatactaATTGTTATAGGAGATTATTAATGGAAATAATCTGGTGGTCGAAATATACAAGGATAAAACGTGCGAAGAACTCTTCTATGCTAATTTAATAGAAGAAGGTTTGTATAAATTTGAAGAGGCTGAAAAAGATagtcattaaataaatataatcataaCTTGTTTTTTAGTATAAATAAGAATTaggatatattataaaataagagaagtgttcataaaaaatttattttttatacaaatgcAACGATCACAGCGGTTATGTTTCatacttattaaattcaaGACTTAAAGATTATACATTAGCGTATAGtctttgattattattaacgctGTGTACTCTTTGCAATCTGTTCCTTTAGTACTAAGATACTTTGCCTTTGTTCTGGTGGTAACATTGCAATTTGTTCATCTGATAATTGTAGAACTTGCATTATTAAAGCCGCCTGtaaaaaatcatttaaaacACCAAAGTTATATGgttagatattttatttaacagttATGTTTTagtttattgtattttatatactgATATACTTTATCACACGAATTATGTCTTGTATTTC encodes the following:
- the Qin gene encoding RING finger protein 17 isoform X2, with amino-acid sequence MTNETLIPLLLDCGHPICDKCISIKIIKKCPSCNKNVVINNQNFHLPLNIYGLGLIISSNNRFLEYDDEQFLFCPNSCSQTRQISKQGNCHECGTQANINCPQCMVLYCYDCYSKIHGKALQNHTQIPIYDGTLSNPGVIFSRCSSKCSEMLKYFCKDCNMACCSNCTLCSHKMHDYVPISQKNETLLPELNETFVQIEETLLRVCETKEKIKSAISSNTDKIENRDDTEASISQHFAHLHGILQNMEANLINQLHKPNEGIKKNLADLKMQLQMQEEKLNLAMQIATYAKNTFHKIDIQSTITILKEMINVPCHLMYKDECTKNENVTFNVDDSIISAIENHCSVQVPSVSSYSLVKKDELPESYLMSSFTKKLRAMKLMQPLLVPPQSDTSITKKEEKEAVQDQENQNIKIEPESQQSCSKFKVEIVSIHNPSLFFIRKAATKSIFLQLEKDLMTYGENQTVDVETSLNIKQDDKCIVRQMKGEWFRGYVKAVNATKNGETYNVYYLDYGNEECNIPVSRVQRIPEHLEVLPPQAIQCSLHGVAPKSFHWTDASTNDFKKLLNEADCTVSVIESTSDILYVDLCFLPKNSNMGPQSMCTTMIVMDHARLNTCQSSNQILNSTYVYTEEDVIFNKKLIVKINVIQSPNEIYFIKAQRERKLMKLQNNLAEYYKHNTSVIKTPQEGLPCAVQLKDNNWYRGEITEIINETEVKVFFVDCGQTNIQHRDTLEEIPYEFTLLRAQSIKYSLMYIMPEPDGSWKPEATELIKAMTINSNCIFVYPQRKTIWGYSGIMYIDNQDVSRYLKEVGVVNYYHPKFKNRSNKKLLKPVYSSLDKSVETVNDFTILLDNTLTENNKSKDETSKDSFKVEVCIQRVTTPDCIFVAQTECATSITNLLDSMQKFYNNYISEKRDKWNEGTLCTAYSAKDKSYFRAKILKIKSPIQVDVYFYDVGIEETVTLNDIQALHPNFSKEKTYCFKVKLAGILPCGGSSIWPSLSCSTLSEIIRNNTGCKFYITKPVKEEFCDDAVPVELWVRQLKIPGPLAPAKVEINSINRMLVEAGVALPIKNYFVEADSTLAAEFKQQLENNCSFMPFEEDVKWNPKVMNENDTVNEMDNPLLFKNNTFCNTNNDMTTLNHHECTKLSEWLQPIEITEEVFYAIPTYVDNQCVVHLHSKNHNAIILQYIESKLQTYSKKIKINKEKQWKEGELCIAKYHYNQKWYRGKVVKVSEHTVQVKFVDYGNVEECEMDCLTDEIILTGIPIQCTKCVISGIKPEKSVWQIHDLDRFHALLVEKECKITVLQREDTHLLIAITLLQPWKCDFLVYVANHVKDTNVIIDRKEWNDSINSENKISLSWETTKDVVVEETLSEYDNSNVADTSNKSLLDTCKSNVTLNENMISGNMISLKTDKSLEDKQTSDIESISSIDTINLPKKLICSTPQLESEEEDCLFSYKQLIIPQKTKYIELILCCNRDPITSYAQLAENKDDIFSNELHNYYLQYTDIMAEIQTDTCRQPLIQNFEKNTPCIAKFTDDSWYRCIITNIEETSNPQYDKISLYYVDFGNHEEIMLDIFSNNYNLHVPKEEWLKLPAMAIKCTFWGLNFASDDIFLLASRLNEIYNQVVVARIKEIINGNNLVVEIYKDKTCEELFYANLIEEGLYKFEEAEKDSH
- the Qin gene encoding RING finger protein 17 isoform X1, translating into MDIPSVKMSRKRQAPPCYRVPDIKLRNVICVCCKKKFYVPDLSNLNGMTNETLIPLLLDCGHPICDKCISIKIIKKCPSCNKNVVINNQNFHLPLNIYGLGLIISSNNRFLEYDDEQFLFCPNSCSQTRQISKQGNCHECGTQANINCPQCMVLYCYDCYSKIHGKALQNHTQIPIYDGTLSNPGVIFSRCSSKCSEMLKYFCKDCNMACCSNCTLCSHKMHDYVPISQKNETLLPELNETFVQIEETLLRVCETKEKIKSAISSNTDKIENRDDTEASISQHFAHLHGILQNMEANLINQLHKPNEGIKKNLADLKMQLQMQEEKLNLAMQIATYAKNTFHKIDIQSTITILKEMINVPCHLMYKDECTKNENVTFNVDDSIISAIENHCSVQVPSVSSYSLVKKDELPESYLMSSFTKKLRAMKLMQPLLVPPQSDTSITKKEEKEAVQDQENQNIKIEPESQQSCSKFKVEIVSIHNPSLFFIRKAATKSIFLQLEKDLMTYGENQTVDVETSLNIKQDDKCIVRQMKGEWFRGYVKAVNATKNGETYNVYYLDYGNEECNIPVSRVQRIPEHLEVLPPQAIQCSLHGVAPKSFHWTDASTNDFKKLLNEADCTVSVIESTSDILYVDLCFLPKNSNMGPQSMCTTMIVMDHARLNTCQSSNQILNSTYVYTEEDVIFNKKLIVKINVIQSPNEIYFIKAQRERKLMKLQNNLAEYYKHNTSVIKTPQEGLPCAVQLKDNNWYRGEITEIINETEVKVFFVDCGQTNIQHRDTLEEIPYEFTLLRAQSIKYSLMYIMPEPDGSWKPEATELIKAMTINSNCIFVYPQRKTIWGYSGIMYIDNQDVSRYLKEVGVVNYYHPKFKNRSNKKLLKPVYSSLDKSVETVNDFTILLDNTLTENNKSKDETSKDSFKVEVCIQRVTTPDCIFVAQTECATSITNLLDSMQKFYNNYISEKRDKWNEGTLCTAYSAKDKSYFRAKILKIKSPIQVDVYFYDVGIEETVTLNDIQALHPNFSKEKTYCFKVKLAGILPCGGSSIWPSLSCSTLSEIIRNNTGCKFYITKPVKEEFCDDAVPVELWVRQLKIPGPLAPAKVEINSINRMLVEAGVALPIKNYFVEADSTLAAEFKQQLENNCSFMPFEEDVKWNPKVMNENDTVNEMDNPLLFKNNTFCNTNNDMTTLNHHECTKLSEWLQPIEITEEVFYAIPTYVDNQCVVHLHSKNHNAIILQYIESKLQTYSKKIKINKEKQWKEGELCIAKYHYNQKWYRGKVVKVSEHTVQVKFVDYGNVEECEMDCLTDEIILTGIPIQCTKCVISGIKPEKSVWQIHDLDRFHALLVEKECKITVLQREDTHLLIAITLLQPWKCDFLVYVANHVKDTNVIIDRKEWNDSINSENKISLSWETTKDVVVEETLSEYDNSNVADTSNKSLLDTCKSNVTLNENMISGNMISLKTDKSLEDKQTSDIESISSIDTINLPKKLICSTPQLESEEEDCLFSYKQLIIPQKTKYIELILCCNRDPITSYAQLAENKDDIFSNELHNYYLQYTDIMAEIQTDTCRQPLIQNFEKNTPCIAKFTDDSWYRCIITNIEETSNPQYDKISLYYVDFGNHEEIMLDIFSNNYNLHVPKEEWLKLPAMAIKCTFWGLNFASDDIFLLASRLNEIYNQVVVARIKEIINGNNLVVEIYKDKTCEELFYANLIEEGLYKFEEAEKDSH
- the Qin gene encoding RING finger protein 17 isoform X3, with product MEIAYCKQGEFDVEDSQNVESRQEKILFDGVASSLARYARNFRRKRSVTCKIKSAISSNTDKIENRDDTEASISQHFAHLHGILQNMEANLINQLHKPNEGIKKNLADLKMQLQMQEEKLNLAMQIATYAKNTFHKIDIQSTITILKEMINVPCHLMYKDECTKNENVTFNVDDSIISAIENHCSVQVPSVSSYSLVKKDELPESYLMSSFTKKLRAMKLMQPLLVPPQSDTSITKKEEKEAVQDQENQNIKIEPESQQSCSKFKVEIVSIHNPSLFFIRKAATKSIFLQLEKDLMTYGENQTVDVETSLNIKQDDKCIVRQMKGEWFRGYVKAVNATKNGETYNVYYLDYGNEECNIPVSRVQRIPEHLEVLPPQAIQCSLHGVAPKSFHWTDASTNDFKKLLNEADCTVSVIESTSDILYVDLCFLPKNSNMGPQSMCTTMIVMDHARLNTCQSSNQILNSTYVYTEEDVIFNKKLIVKINVIQSPNEIYFIKAQRERKLMKLQNNLAEYYKHNTSVIKTPQEGLPCAVQLKDNNWYRGEITEIINETEVKVFFVDCGQTNIQHRDTLEEIPYEFTLLRAQSIKYSLMYIMPEPDGSWKPEATELIKAMTINSNCIFVYPQRKTIWGYSGIMYIDNQDVSRYLKEVGVVNYYHPKFKNRSNKKLLKPVYSSLDKSVETVNDFTILLDNTLTENNKSKDETSKDSFKVEVCIQRVTTPDCIFVAQTECATSITNLLDSMQKFYNNYISEKRDKWNEGTLCTAYSAKDKSYFRAKILKIKSPIQVDVYFYDVGIEETVTLNDIQALHPNFSKEKTYCFKVKLAGILPCGGSSIWPSLSCSTLSEIIRNNTGCKFYITKPVKEEFCDDAVPVELWVRQLKIPGPLAPAKVEINSINRMLVEAGVALPIKNYFVEADSTLAAEFKQQLENNCSFMPFEEDVKWNPKVMNENDTVNEMDNPLLFKNNTFCNTNNDMTTLNHHECTKLSEWLQPIEITEEVFYAIPTYVDNQCVVHLHSKNHNAIILQYIESKLQTYSKKIKINKEKQWKEGELCIAKYHYNQKWYRGKVVKVSEHTVQVKFVDYGNVEECEMDCLTDEIILTGIPIQCTKCVISGIKPEKSVWQIHDLDRFHALLVEKECKITVLQREDTHLLIAITLLQPWKCDFLVYVANHVKDTNVIIDRKEWNDSINSENKISLSWETTKDVVVEETLSEYDNSNVADTSNKSLLDTCKSNVTLNENMISGNMISLKTDKSLEDKQTSDIESISSIDTINLPKKLICSTPQLESEEEDCLFSYKQLIIPQKTKYIELILCCNRDPITSYAQLAENKDDIFSNELHNYYLQYTDIMAEIQTDTCRQPLIQNFEKNTPCIAKFTDDSWYRCIITNIEETSNPQYDKISLYYVDFGNHEEIMLDIFSNNYNLHVPKEEWLKLPAMAIKCTFWGLNFASDDIFLLASRLNEIYNQVVVARIKEIINGNNLVVEIYKDKTCEELFYANLIEEGLYKFEEAEKDSH